A region from the Streptosporangium sp. NBC_01756 genome encodes:
- a CDS encoding VOC family protein: MSITTTTHLNFRGAAREALDFYKSVFGGRVVAVTYKDAGNMQQENEADWVMWGEVVGGNGFHVMAYDVPSPLPWNQGENPFFVSVRGDDADEISDLWQKLSDGSTVVRPLEAAQWAPLYGMLIDHFGVTWVLDVSYTPPSPAPTALPRRPADERAAG, translated from the coding sequence ATGTCCATCACGACCACCACCCATCTGAACTTCCGGGGGGCCGCGCGCGAGGCGCTGGACTTCTACAAGTCCGTCTTCGGCGGGCGGGTCGTCGCCGTCACCTACAAGGACGCCGGCAACATGCAGCAGGAGAACGAGGCGGACTGGGTGATGTGGGGCGAAGTGGTCGGGGGCAACGGCTTCCATGTCATGGCCTACGACGTGCCCTCCCCGTTGCCGTGGAATCAGGGCGAGAACCCCTTCTTCGTCTCCGTACGCGGTGACGACGCCGATGAGATCAGCGATCTGTGGCAGAAGCTGTCGGACGGCTCGACGGTGGTGCGGCCCTTGGAGGCCGCGCAGTGGGCGCCGCTGTACGGCATGCTCATCGACCACTTCGGCGTGACCTGGGTCCTGGACGTCTCGTACACGCCCCCCTCCCCTGCCCCAACCGCCCTGCCTCGGCGTCCGGCCGACGAGCGGGCCGCGGGCTGA
- a CDS encoding ABC transporter permease gives MSTVSYALTDSATMLRRNLKRMARYPSMTLMLIGMPIVFLLLFVYVFGGTLGAGLGGVSGGRAEYVNYVTPAIVLMTITAAVQGTTIAIAMDMTEGIVDRFRTMAIARVSVLTGHVIGSLIQTMLSIVAVIGVALLIGFRPSAGPGDWLALTGVLVMMSFAFIWLAVALGLASKTVEASSNVGMPLLLLPFLGSGFVPTDSMPTVLRWFAEYQPFTPLIETLRGLLMGTPIGNNAVIAVGWCVVIALGGYLWSKKLFNRESTR, from the coding sequence ATGAGCACTGTGTCGTACGCCCTGACCGACTCGGCGACGATGCTTCGCCGCAACCTCAAGCGCATGGCGCGCTACCCGTCCATGACACTGATGCTCATCGGCATGCCGATCGTCTTCCTGCTGCTGTTCGTCTACGTCTTCGGCGGCACGCTCGGCGCCGGGCTCGGCGGCGTCTCCGGCGGACGTGCGGAGTACGTCAACTACGTCACCCCCGCGATCGTCCTGATGACGATCACCGCCGCGGTCCAGGGCACCACCATCGCGATCGCCATGGACATGACCGAGGGCATCGTCGACCGGTTCCGCACCATGGCCATCGCCCGCGTGTCCGTCCTGACCGGACACGTCATCGGCAGCCTCATCCAGACGATGCTCAGCATCGTGGCGGTCATCGGCGTCGCGCTGCTCATCGGCTTCCGGCCGTCGGCGGGGCCCGGCGACTGGCTCGCCCTCACCGGTGTCCTGGTGATGATGAGCTTCGCCTTCATCTGGCTGGCGGTCGCGCTCGGTCTGGCCAGCAAGACCGTCGAAGCATCGAGCAACGTCGGTATGCCGCTGCTGCTGCTCCCGTTCCTGGGCAGCGGGTTCGTCCCGACCGACTCGATGCCCACCGTGCTGCGCTGGTTCGCCGAGTACCAGCCGTTCACGCCGCTCATCGAGACTTTGCGCGGCCTGCTGATGGGCACGCCGATCGGGAACAACGCCGTCATCGCGGTCGGCTGGTGCGTCGTCATCGCGCTCGGCGGCTACCTCTGGTCGAAGAAGCTGTTCAACCGCGAGTCCACCCGCTAA
- a CDS encoding helix-turn-helix transcriptional regulator, translating into MQKTSSRLLALLSLLQTRRDWSGEDLAERLDITPRTVRRDIDRLRELGYPIMAFKGPSGGYRLDAGVHLPPLLFDDDQAVALAVALQTAATGTTLAEDAARALATIRQVMPPRLRHRIDTMRITAVHPPENGDVPQADTQVFTDLSTAIHAHEELRFDYAQDRKAATGQRRRRVQPHHLVTWRGCWYLLAWDLDRDDWRTFRVDRIHPRTPTGPRFPPRDVPGGDVPAFITSRFRGSDGTTDWPCQGEVLLDLPATAVAPFARDGIVEELGPDRCRLALGSWSWAGLAAAIGRFDADVEVIGPPELSGAFARLATRYANAARTTTSS; encoded by the coding sequence ATGCAGAAAACGTCCTCGCGCCTGCTCGCACTGCTCTCACTGCTTCAGACACGCCGCGACTGGTCCGGCGAGGACCTCGCCGAGCGGCTCGATATCACCCCGCGCACCGTCCGCCGCGACATCGACCGCCTGCGGGAACTCGGCTACCCGATCATGGCGTTCAAAGGGCCCTCCGGCGGATACCGTTTGGATGCCGGCGTGCATCTGCCTCCACTGCTGTTCGACGACGACCAGGCCGTCGCCTTGGCCGTCGCCCTGCAAACCGCCGCTACCGGCACCACGCTCGCCGAGGACGCAGCCCGTGCCCTCGCCACGATCCGCCAGGTCATGCCGCCCCGCCTACGCCACCGCATAGACACGATGCGCATCACGGCCGTCCACCCACCCGAGAACGGCGACGTCCCCCAGGCCGACACCCAGGTCTTCACGGACCTGAGCACCGCCATCCATGCCCATGAGGAACTCCGTTTCGACTACGCGCAGGACCGGAAGGCGGCAACCGGGCAGCGGCGCCGCCGGGTGCAGCCACACCATCTGGTCACCTGGCGCGGCTGCTGGTACCTCTTGGCCTGGGACCTCGACCGCGATGACTGGCGGACCTTCCGCGTCGACCGCATACACCCGCGCACACCGACCGGACCCCGATTTCCCCCGCGCGACGTGCCCGGAGGCGACGTGCCCGCCTTCATCACCAGCCGATTTCGCGGCTCCGACGGCACCACCGACTGGCCCTGCCAGGGCGAAGTCCTCCTCGACCTTCCCGCCACCGCCGTCGCCCCCTTCGCCCGGGACGGAATCGTCGAAGAACTCGGACCGGACCGCTGCCGACTCGCCCTCGGCTCCTGGTCATGGGCCGGCCTGGCAGCCGCCATCGGCCGCTTCGACGCCGACGTCGAAGTCATCGGTCCACCAGAGCTCAGCGGCGCCTTCGCCCGCCTCGCCACCCGCTATGCCAACGCCGCCCGCACAACCACCTCGTCCTGA
- a CDS encoding winged helix DNA-binding domain-containing protein produces MTVLDTRTLNRATLARQYLLDRADTPTRGAVAHLCGMQAQQPQEPFIGLWSRLHAFKPDTLDDLLTGRQVVRTHLMRRTVHLVTADDALAWRARHDTMLRQRVLATYRRELACIDPAEVAAAGRAVMADHRPRTMAELVRELQDRWPTPPRRALGELLVAALIPMVQLPPRGLWHTTAGVRNLPLATWLGRDIDPLSPDATDPTGQQLVRRYLAAYGPAATADIRSWCGLAGLPAAVKTVREELVTFRDERGRDLLDLPDAPRPHPDTPAPVRFLPAFDNAILGYHDRSRIIDDAHLGLSVAGLRAVLVDGRVSATWTVHNNQLAITPLRPFSTADQEAVHAEGQALATFLDEDIDHVHIEATDG; encoded by the coding sequence ATGACCGTCCTCGACACCCGCACCCTCAACCGCGCGACCCTCGCTCGTCAGTACCTGCTCGACCGCGCCGACACACCGACCCGCGGCGCCGTGGCTCATCTGTGCGGAATGCAGGCACAACAACCACAGGAGCCGTTCATCGGCCTGTGGTCCCGGCTCCACGCCTTCAAGCCGGACACCCTGGACGACCTGCTGACAGGGCGGCAGGTCGTGCGCACGCACCTGATGCGCCGCACCGTCCACCTCGTCACCGCCGACGACGCGCTGGCCTGGCGGGCCCGCCACGACACCATGCTGCGCCAACGGGTACTGGCGACCTACCGCCGCGAACTCGCCTGCATCGACCCTGCCGAGGTCGCCGCGGCGGGCAGAGCGGTCATGGCCGACCACCGGCCCCGCACCATGGCCGAACTCGTCCGGGAACTGCAAGACCGCTGGCCCACGCCACCACGCCGCGCCCTGGGCGAACTACTCGTCGCCGCCTTGATTCCGATGGTCCAACTCCCGCCACGCGGCCTATGGCACACCACGGCAGGCGTGCGCAATCTGCCCCTGGCCACATGGCTCGGGCGCGACATCGATCCGCTCTCCCCCGACGCCACCGACCCGACCGGGCAACAACTCGTACGGCGCTATCTCGCTGCGTACGGGCCCGCCGCCACCGCGGACATCCGCTCCTGGTGCGGTCTCGCCGGGCTCCCCGCTGCCGTCAAAACCGTCCGCGAAGAACTCGTCACCTTCCGCGACGAACGCGGCCGCGACCTCCTCGACCTGCCCGACGCACCGCGCCCGCACCCCGACACCCCCGCGCCCGTCCGCTTCCTCCCGGCCTTCGACAACGCGATCCTCGGCTACCACGACCGCAGCCGCATCATCGACGACGCCCACCTCGGCCTGTCCGTCGCCGGCCTACGCGCCGTCCTCGTCGACGGACGCGTCTCCGCCACCTGGACCGTGCACAACAACCAACTCGCCATCACCCCACTCCGCCCCTTCTCCACCGCAGACCAAGAAGCCGTCCACGCCGAAGGCCAAGCCCTGGCCACCTTCCTGGACGAAGACATCGATCACGTACACATCGAAGCCACCGACGGCTGA
- a CDS encoding HEAT repeat domain-containing protein, producing the protein MTMPKQDTDTIRAFQGLEDSSSSVRLRAALAVGTSPDPRFIDMLIERCAIEPEFYVRDMLTWALTRHPASMTIPELLNELRSERAQARSQALHTLSKIGDRQAWPAITRALLADADDEVARSAWRTAVVLVPEDEEPELAAVLSTQLGRGEREMQLSLSRALIALGEVILPTLRAAMTALDPRVRAHAIATERLLRDPDAGFEFAIEEAKRAVALGRTGQEG; encoded by the coding sequence ATGACCATGCCGAAACAGGACACGGATACGATTCGAGCTTTCCAGGGGCTGGAGGACAGCAGCTCGTCGGTGCGGCTGCGGGCAGCGCTAGCGGTCGGCACGTCCCCTGACCCGCGGTTTATCGACATGCTCATCGAACGATGCGCGATCGAACCCGAGTTCTACGTGCGCGACATGCTTACATGGGCACTCACCCGCCATCCAGCATCAATGACGATCCCAGAGCTTCTCAATGAACTCCGCTCGGAGCGTGCGCAGGCACGAAGCCAGGCGTTGCACACGCTGTCCAAGATCGGAGATCGGCAAGCGTGGCCAGCGATCACACGGGCGCTTCTGGCCGACGCCGACGATGAGGTGGCGCGGAGTGCTTGGCGGACAGCGGTCGTGCTCGTGCCCGAAGACGAAGAGCCCGAGTTGGCCGCAGTGTTGTCGACCCAGCTCGGGCGCGGCGAACGTGAGATGCAGCTGAGCCTCAGCCGGGCGCTGATCGCGCTCGGTGAGGTGATTCTGCCGACTCTGCGCGCTGCGATGACGGCTCTCGACCCTCGCGTGCGCGCGCACGCGATCGCCACGGAACGGCTGCTGCGCGACCCGGATGCCGGATTCGAGTTCGCGATCGAGGAGGCGAAGCGCGCCGTAGCTCTCGGCAGGACCGGCCAAGAGGGGTGA
- a CDS encoding ATP-binding cassette domain-containing protein yields MTMPSQSAITATGLRRSYGDHVVLDGVDLNVPHGTVFSLLGANGAGKTTTVKILSTLIRADGGSARIAGHDLSAEPDAVRAAIGVTGQFSAVDNLLTGQENLTLMADLHRLGRKAGRRRTAQLLEQFDLVDAAKKTAATYSGGMRRRLDLAMTLVGSPQVIFLDEPTTGLDPRSRRAMWQIVRELVAGGVTIFLTTQYLEEADELADRIAVLDHGKIVAEGTADELKRRIPGGHVLLRFADERDLESAACAVGQVSRDSDTLVLRVPHDGSLRSLKALLDRLDQNAVVVDSLSVHTPDLDDVFLALTGNKEKVTAR; encoded by the coding sequence ATGACCATGCCGTCCCAATCTGCGATCACGGCGACCGGACTGCGCCGATCGTACGGTGACCACGTCGTGCTCGACGGCGTCGACCTGAACGTCCCGCATGGCACCGTTTTCTCGTTGCTCGGCGCCAACGGCGCCGGCAAGACCACCACAGTCAAGATCTTGTCCACCCTGATCCGCGCAGACGGGGGCAGCGCGCGGATCGCGGGTCACGACCTGTCCGCCGAGCCGGATGCGGTGCGTGCCGCGATCGGCGTCACCGGCCAGTTCTCGGCGGTCGACAACCTGCTGACCGGTCAGGAGAACCTGACCCTGATGGCTGATCTGCACCGTCTCGGCCGGAAGGCGGGCAGGCGCAGGACCGCCCAGCTGCTCGAACAGTTCGACCTCGTCGATGCAGCCAAGAAGACGGCGGCGACCTACTCCGGCGGGATGCGGCGGCGGCTCGACCTCGCGATGACGCTGGTCGGCTCACCGCAGGTGATCTTCCTCGACGAGCCGACCACCGGGCTGGACCCGCGTAGCCGCCGCGCCATGTGGCAGATTGTGCGGGAGCTCGTGGCGGGTGGCGTCACCATCTTTCTCACCACCCAGTACCTGGAGGAGGCCGATGAGCTCGCCGACCGGATCGCGGTGCTCGACCACGGGAAGATCGTCGCCGAGGGCACTGCGGACGAGCTCAAGCGGCGCATTCCCGGCGGCCACGTCCTGCTGCGGTTCGCCGACGAGCGCGACCTCGAATCCGCCGCCTGCGCGGTAGGCCAGGTGTCCCGCGACAGCGACACGCTCGTCCTGCGCGTACCGCACGACGGCAGCCTCAGGTCGCTGAAGGCGCTGCTCGACCGGCTTGACCAGAACGCGGTCGTGGTCGACTCGCTGAGCGTGCACACCCCCGACCTCGACGACGTCTTCCTCGCTCTCACCGGCAACAAGGAGAAGGTGACCGCACGATGA
- a CDS encoding DUF4097 family beta strand repeat-containing protein, with protein sequence MPVFATPEPISATIELSVGDVQIIASDRTDTVVEVRPSDETDASDVDAAQKTRVEYADGTLTVRGPKTRIADFSKKTRSVDVLIELPTGSHVHADLSAADLRGVGTLGECRLKASVGHFRFDRTGPLRLGTSGGDITVETVAGNADVSTGAGRVHIGEIGGTAVIKNSNGKTEIGTVAGELQVRSANGDISVGRAGAMVEAKTSNGTIRVGQVTRDTVTLRTSTGHLEIGVAAGIAAWFDLNTSYGRVENSLEGLSEAPEKSEQTVEVHAHTSFGDITVRRS encoded by the coding sequence ATGCCTGTTTTCGCCACACCTGAACCGATTTCCGCCACGATTGAGCTCTCCGTCGGTGACGTGCAGATCATCGCGAGCGACCGGACCGACACCGTCGTCGAGGTACGGCCGAGCGACGAGACCGACGCGTCCGACGTGGACGCCGCGCAGAAGACGCGCGTCGAGTACGCCGACGGAACGTTGACGGTCCGTGGGCCGAAGACCCGTATTGCCGACTTCTCCAAGAAGACCAGGTCGGTCGACGTGCTGATCGAACTTCCCACCGGCTCGCACGTGCACGCGGACCTGTCGGCAGCGGACCTGCGCGGCGTCGGCACGCTGGGGGAGTGCCGGCTCAAGGCGTCGGTCGGGCATTTCCGCTTTGACCGGACCGGACCGCTTCGGCTGGGCACCTCCGGTGGCGACATCACTGTCGAAACAGTCGCGGGCAACGCCGATGTCTCCACCGGCGCCGGGCGCGTGCACATCGGCGAGATCGGCGGCACCGCCGTCATCAAGAACTCCAACGGCAAGACCGAGATCGGCACTGTCGCCGGCGAGCTGCAGGTGCGCTCGGCCAACGGCGACATCTCCGTCGGCCGGGCCGGCGCCATGGTGGAAGCCAAGACCTCTAACGGAACCATTCGCGTCGGCCAGGTCACGCGCGACACCGTCACGCTACGTACCTCGACCGGCCACCTCGAAATCGGTGTCGCCGCCGGCATCGCCGCATGGTTCGACCTGAACACCTCGTACGGGCGGGTGGAGAACTCGCTGGAGGGTCTCAGCGAAGCACCGGAGAAGTCCGAGCAGACCGTCGAAGTCCACGCGCACACGTCGTTCGGCGACATCACCGTCCGCCGTTCCTGA
- a CDS encoding MerR family transcriptional regulator: protein MLIGDVARRSGVSARMLRHYDSLGLVRPTGRTDAGYREYSSEDIQRIFHIESLRSLGLSLREVRRAFDDPGFTPSELVDDLIRQTQERIADETELLTRLRRIDAAEPVGWEDVLQIVALLQALGSKSAGKRQRAALSSVEEVPVPVEALVEAALSETDPNVAGALRWALAQSGDSGLALLAEGLGSPVAEVRKRAVQSIAEIPDGEATVLLQDALANPDIVVRRYAALALGARGVTDAVPALIDMVVEGANDVDAADALSALASRPALADQIATRLVACLAHSTVESSARRRLTQALADIPGITAARALADLSHDEDRAVALTAAYILGIRNVR from the coding sequence GTGTTGATCGGTGATGTGGCACGACGGTCCGGGGTCAGCGCCCGCATGCTCAGGCATTACGATTCGCTCGGCCTGGTGCGGCCAACGGGCCGTACCGATGCCGGCTATCGCGAGTACTCCAGCGAGGACATCCAGCGGATCTTCCATATCGAGAGCCTGCGGTCATTGGGGCTGTCGCTGCGTGAAGTCAGGCGCGCGTTCGATGATCCCGGTTTCACACCCTCCGAGCTCGTTGACGACCTCATCCGCCAGACGCAAGAACGTATTGCAGATGAGACGGAACTGCTCACGCGACTCCGTAGGATCGACGCCGCGGAACCCGTCGGCTGGGAGGACGTCCTCCAAATCGTTGCACTCCTCCAGGCATTGGGGTCAAAGAGCGCTGGGAAGCGCCAGCGCGCGGCCTTGTCCTCAGTTGAAGAGGTTCCGGTGCCAGTGGAGGCATTGGTCGAGGCGGCGCTGAGCGAGACGGACCCGAACGTCGCCGGGGCCCTTCGATGGGCTTTGGCGCAATCGGGCGACAGCGGATTGGCGCTGCTGGCGGAGGGCCTCGGCTCACCCGTAGCCGAGGTACGGAAACGTGCCGTCCAGTCCATCGCTGAGATTCCGGACGGTGAGGCGACCGTACTGCTGCAGGACGCCCTCGCGAACCCCGACATCGTGGTCCGCAGGTATGCGGCTCTGGCGCTCGGGGCACGTGGAGTGACCGACGCGGTCCCGGCACTCATCGATATGGTCGTCGAGGGGGCGAACGACGTCGATGCAGCCGATGCACTGAGCGCACTGGCGAGTCGTCCCGCATTGGCGGATCAGATCGCTACCAGGCTCGTTGCTTGCCTCGCCCACAGCACGGTTGAATCGTCTGCACGTCGACGGCTGACCCAGGCGCTCGCGGATATCCCGGGAATCACAGCGGCACGCGCCCTCGCGGATCTGTCGCATGACGAAGACCGTGCCGTTGCGCTTACTGCGGCGTACATTCTCGGAATACGCAACGTACGATAA
- a CDS encoding toxin-antitoxin system HicB family antitoxin, whose product MDLTPYVASLGRELLTAVETGDGDANVLIERLTVSMESAIRLTLLEVLSAAADEITRDLAPGSVQVHLRGRDPNFVVTVQQTEQPFQDTPDLGAMPADDAAARFEDGPVTRINVRLPEQLKAAIEEAAGKEGRSLNAWLVRAASTVLRATERDHGSDRRGKRSAQRYTGWAR is encoded by the coding sequence ATGGACTTGACCCCGTATGTGGCCTCTCTCGGTCGCGAGCTGCTGACCGCCGTCGAGACCGGTGATGGTGACGCCAATGTGCTGATCGAGCGATTGACCGTGTCGATGGAGTCGGCGATCCGGCTCACCCTGCTCGAGGTGTTGTCAGCGGCTGCCGACGAGATCACCCGAGACCTGGCCCCCGGTTCGGTCCAGGTGCACCTGCGTGGACGTGACCCGAACTTCGTCGTGACGGTTCAGCAGACGGAGCAGCCATTCCAGGACACCCCGGATCTGGGCGCGATGCCGGCTGACGACGCCGCGGCGCGCTTCGAGGACGGCCCAGTGACACGGATCAACGTCCGCCTCCCGGAACAGCTCAAGGCCGCGATCGAGGAGGCGGCGGGCAAGGAAGGCCGCTCGCTCAACGCCTGGCTGGTGCGGGCCGCCTCGACGGTACTGCGCGCCACGGAGCGCGACCACGGCTCCGACCGGCGAGGCAAACGCAGCGCGCAGCGTTACACCGGCTGGGCTCGCTAG